The Thermoleophilia bacterium genome contains the following window.
GTGAAAGTACTCAAAGTTGTCCAGCTTCTCACCGTAGCTTGCAAATTTGATCGGCTTTCCGGTAACCGCCTTTACCGATAGCGCAGCTCCCCCACGGGCATCGCCGTCCATCTTGGTAAGTACCACGCCATCAAAATTGACGCGCTCCTGAAACTGCAAAGCTACGTTGACCGCGTCTTGGCCCGTCATGGCGTCAAGGACAAGAAGAATGTTGTGCGGCTTCACCGTCTGCCGGATCCGCACCAGCTCTTCCATCAGCCTCTCATCAATATGCAGCCGCCCAGCCGTGTCGATGATCACGACATCACGACCTTTGTCGCGAGCCCACTCTACTCCTCGCTTTGCTATCTCGACTGGATCAGCCTTGTCACCCTCGTCGTAAACTGGGACTCCCAGCTGCTGGCCAATCGTCTTGAGCTGGTCGATGGCGGCCGGCCGGTAAACGTCTCCGGCCACCAGGGCGGGGCTTTTCCCTTGGGAAAGAAGAAAATTGGCCAACTTGCCGCAGGCTGTAGTCTTGCCCGACCCTTGCAGCCCCACCATCATCACAATGGTGGGTGGGTGCGGAGAAAACGAGAGCTTAGTGCTGGCTGAGCCCATCAAGGAGGTCAGCTCTTCGTTTACGATCTTGATGAATTGCTGGGCAGGAGTGAGACTCTGGAGCACCTCCGCTCCAAGAGCGCGCTCCTTTACGCGGTCAACAAACTGCTTGACCACTTTGAAATTGACGTCAGCCTCAAGCAAGGCAAGGCGAATCTCTCGAGCCGCCTTCTCAATGTCCTTCTCTGTGAGCTTGCCTTGCCCCTTTAGCCCGTCTAGAGCGCTCTGTAGTTTGTCTGACAGTGACTCGAACACTACCCAGCCCTGCCCTGTGCTAGAAATTTTGAATCCAACCAGCTAGCCCTTCGGTTTTAAGGACAGCAGTTTACTCGCGCCGTCTGCGCCCGTCAAACGTCCGCGGGGGCGAGCTCTTTGGAGTTTGCCTCCGCGGCCGTATGGGTTTTGTTCCCTAGTGTCTAAGCAGCGAGTCGTCAAACATCATTGCGGCAAAATCCACTGGATCAAAAGGCTGAAGACTTTCCAACTTCTCTCCTGTGCCTATTAGCTTGATTGGCAGATCAAGTTCATGTGAGACAGCAAGAGCAATTCCGCCCTTCGCAGTGCCGTCCATCTTGGTAATTACTACGCCGGTAACGTCCACCGCTTCTTTAAACATCCGGGCCTGCACTAGGCCGTTTTGGCCAGTGGTAGCATCAATGCAAAGCAAACTTTCATGTGGAGCACCAGGCAAACGTTTCTCAATAACTCTTCGGACTTTTTCCAGCTCTTTCATTAAGTTCACTTGCGTGTGCAGACGACCAGCCGTGTCAATGATCACCACATCCACCCCGCGAGCTAGTGCCGCCGAAATCCCGTCATACACCACTGCCCCCGGGTCTCCGCCCCGCTCGTGCCTGACCACCTCGCAGCCAACCCGTTCCCCCCACTTCTCCAATTGCTCAATAGCTGCTGCTCGGAAAGTGTCGCCGGCTACCAACAGTGGCTGCTTCCCTAGCTGCTTTAACCGATAGGCCAACTTTCCGATGGTAGTCGTCTTGCCTGTGCCATTTACCCCTACCACGAGGATAACGGACGGCTGATGACTCACATCTATGCGGCGGTCCTTCTGGCAGAAGTGGTTGGCCGCTATTTCCCTCAGCTTTGCCAGCATACCCGATGCGTCTTTGACCGTTCCCAGATTGACCTCCGCCTCGAGCGCTTCCACTATCGAGACCGCTGTCTCGACCCCCACATCGGCGTATATAAGAGCTTCCTCGATTCTCTCCCAGAGCTCTTCGTCAAAGCGGTCAAACATAATGGCCGCAAACTGCTGCTGAAGCGCCCTACGACTCTTAGCCAGCCCGTCGCGGAGTTGTGCAAGCCAGCCTTTCTTTACCTCGCCGGCATTCTCGCTCTGGCCAAGCTTGGCTCCCGCCGATATTCCTATGAAGACCTCAGACCAGTCGTAAGCCAATCGCTAAGCCCCCTTTGTTCCCACCGTGCTTAACCTACGTGATAGGACACGCGAAGTGCCATCCTTCTCCAACGTCACCCCGTATAGGGTATCTGCAATCTCCATGGTCTGCCGCTGGTGCGTGATGATTATGAACTGCGTCTTGTTCTTGTAACGGTTTACCAGGGAGAGAAAGCGTCGAATATTCATGTCATCGAGCGAGGCCTCGACTTCGTCCAGAATGTAGAAAGGACAAGGCTTAGCAAGGAATAGTGAGAACAGGAAGGCCACTGCTGTCATCGCCTTCTCTCCCCCCGAAAGCAAGCTCAGAGTGCGTGGGGTCTTGTTTGGAAACCGCACCTCGATATCAATCCCCTGGGACACTTCGCCATCTTCCTTCCCCACAGCCGCCTCGTCTTCGGCCTGACTAATCCCACGCCGTGCTCGCAGGGGCTTTGAAGACACCAAACTCAGCTTGCCCTTAGCTCCTGGGAAAACCGCGGCTATAACAGAGGAAAAGTGATCACGAACCGCGGTAAACACTTCGGAGAAGGTGCTCTCTATGTGCTCTTCAAGCTCCTGCACAACCTGGCCCAGTCTTGCCAGGGACGCTTCCAGATCAGCTCTTTGCTCACCAATCAGCTTGGCTCTTTCCTCAAGAGCTGCGCATTCCTGCTCAGCCAATGGATTGATGGGGCCAATCCGGTCCAGCCTTCTCTGAGCAGATTCCACCGCCGCAGCTAGGCTCCCCGGGTCGACGTTTAGCACATCTTCGGGTTTTACCGAGCGCGGCGCCAGATGTTTGCGTTTTAGCTCAGATAACTCCTCTGTTAGCAGGTCACATCTTTCCTCAAGATGCGCTTTGCGAACCCTAAGATCGGCCACCCGCTTCGCCAGCTCTTCAAACTCACGCTGAAAATCTGACTCCGCCCCCCCGCGATCTTGTACCGCCAACGCCGCGTTTTCAGACCGGGCTTTGCTCAAGGCTAGCTGCGTCTCCAGAGCCTCATCATGCTGTCTAGCAACTAGAGTCAAGCGCTCCACCAAAATGAGTAACGACTCAAGAACCGGAGACAACTGCTTGAGTCGCAACATACGGCGCCTCGCGCGCGCCGCTTCTTGTTCTGTCTCCCTCAGTCGGGTAGTGGCGCGCCCCCGCTCAGCGTCAAGAGCACGCAGCCGTTCCTTGAGTCTGACCTCAAGAAGCGCAGCTTGAGCCTTTTTTGCCTCCAACCTCGTGACCCGGCCTCTAATTGCCTCCAATCTCGCCTGCGTGTCTCGGAGCTGCTGACGTAGCTGCTCGTTATGAGCGACAGCGTCTTCTACTGCACGCTCTGCAGTTTCGAGCTGAGAAGCAAGGGCCTTCCTCAGCTCCGATTCGCGCTGTTGGCGCTGAGTCAGCTCCTGCACTTCGGCACGCGCCTCCTCGACTCTCTTCTGGGTCAGCTCGACTTTTCCCCGAAGAGCGGACAGATCTCGCTCGGCCCGGCGTAGACGTTCTTCGCAATTTTGCCAGCGCTTCCTTGCCTGCTCAGCAGCCTCTGCCGCTTGCCGCGCCGCCTCTTGCGCTTCACGCCTTTGTTGTTCAAGCTCCTCCCGCGCTTTAAGCGCAGCCTCGAGTTCATTGCGAGCTCGCAAAACGGTCTCTGCCCCAAGGTCCTGTCGACGGGATAGACGTATTCCGGGGTCGATAACTTCCCCTGAGCGCAGGACGATGCGCCAGGACGCGAGAGGTTCGTCGATGAATTTCTGGTCCCACTCCCCATCGGCGTCGACAATGGCGATAGGAGGAAGCAAACGGCGAAGCGTGGCCATCAACCCCGGGGGGGCAAAAACCACATCCTCCAGACTTTTGGCCCCAAACGGAAGATCCCCAAGCTCATCTGCCGGCCCGCCCTCTTCCCCGGGCAGCAGTTTCACAACCTCCAAGGTTTCCTCTATCTGTAATGCCAACGTCAACGGGTTGGTCCCGCCTAGCACGACAGCCTGCGCCAGGGGGCCAAGAGCAGCCACTACTGCACGCTCATAGCCCGGCGTGACGGACAGAAGATCGGTAAGGAGAACCCCCTGCCCTCGTTTGAGGATCTCCCTTGCACCTGGAAGAATGTCCTCACGCTGGTTAACAAGATCCTCGAGCACCGCAATGCGCCGACCAAGCCCTATAAGAGTCTCCTCGAGCGCGCTCTCAGCTCGAGCAGATTCCTGCGCCTTTCGCCTTGCCGCTTCGTGTTCCCTCCTTGCAATCCCCAGCTCCTGGCGAATCTCGGCAAGAGCAGCGTAGGACGTCTCCAGCTCTTTCTTGATATTGGCCAGGTTGTTAAGCAGCGCCTCTTCTCGCGCCAAAGCAGCCTTCAGCTGGCCCTCAATCTCGCCACCCTGGCGCTCCTTTTCCTGCAGCTGCCTTCGCACGAATTCTCGATCCTGTAGCGCCCGCGAGCGAGCGGCCTCTGCCTCGAAAACGAGATCCTTGATCTCTTCTTCTTGCGCTACAAGCTCGCTATAGGTCGAAGCTTCCTCTGCGTGCTCACGAGAAAGCACTTCTAGCCAGCCCAGCACTCTTTGTAGACGCGTCTGTTCTTGCGCATCTCCCTCAAGCGCGCGCAGGCGCTCGGCCGCTGCGTAAGATTCCTTCTCGGCCAGCTCAAGTCTTCTCGCCGCTCGCTCCCGTTCGCTCTCGACCCGGGCCAAGCGCTGTCTCAAGGCCGAAAGGCGGCTGTCGAAGTACTCTGCCAGCGATCTTGCCCTATGCCACTGGGTGCTTAGTTCTTCGCGCTCCCGCATGGCATCCATCAGCTCTTGCTCAGCCGCAGCTCGGCGTGTCCTAATTTCTGCCAAGCTCGCCTCGACCACCTCTCGGCGAGCTTCTATTTCGGACAACTCCTGCTCGACCTGACTTACCTCGCCTTCGACATCCAGCAAAGCGCGTAGCACCTGCCGAGACTTGGCAAGGGCCCAATCCTCCTGCACCTCTGCGAACCTTTCGGCCGCGGCTACTTGTTGCCGGAGAGGGCGCAGAGCAGCTTTTACTTCCTTTTCGATATCCGTCACTCGCTCAAGATTTCGCTTTGTGCGCTCCATCTTGGCCAGAACCCGTTCGCGGCGCTTCTTTAGCCTGCCCACCCCAGCTGCTTCCTCGACCATGGCCCTTCGCGCTTGGGGCGTATAGCTTAGGAAGCTCTCAACCTTGCCTTGACTCACCACACTATGCATCTCGCGCCCTAGACCAAGCGCCCCTATCAGATCTTGGATATCAAGCAGGCGGCAAGGAGTCCCGTTGATACGGTATTCCGACACTCCGTCCCGAGTAAGTCGCCGAGTGATTTCAAGCTCAGCCTCTCCACTTGGGAGCAAATCGTCCACATCCTCAAAGAGCAGACTCACCTCAGCCACTGCACTAGGCCCTTGCCCCGCTCCTCCGGAGAAAATGACGTCCTGCATATTCCGACCTCTTAAGTTGAGCGGGCTTTGCTCTCCAAGCACCCACAGGACAGCATCGGCGATATTGCTCTTACCGCTGCCATTAGGCCCTATGATGACAGTAACCCCCGGCTCAAAAACAAGCTCGGTGGGTCGGGCAAAGGTCTTGAAACCTCGTAGTCTAAGAGAACGCAGTCGAGCCATGCTTAAGCCTTACTCAGCCTTCGTTCTTGAGCACACCTAGCAAAGAAAGAGCCTCGCGCGCAGCAATCTGTTCGCTCATCTTAATAGTCGTGGCGGTGCCTCGTCCCATGACCTGACCGTCAACCTCAACTTCCGAGGTAAAGACGCGAGCATGAGGGGGACCCTCCTCGGCCACACACCTGTAGACTGGCCGCCTTCCCCGCGCAGCCAGATACTCCTGGAGAGTGGTCTTGTAGTCCGTGCGAAATGCTTTGGCGTACTCGATCTGGCCAGCAAAGGCTTGGGCCACCGCTCGTCGAGTGGTTTCAAACCCGTAGGTGAGAAACACAGCTCCGATAAGAGCTTCCAAAACATTACCCAGAATAGTGCGGCTATCGGCCAGAGCACGAGTGCTCACTCCCATCTGAGCAGCCCGTCGCTCAAGTAACGCGCCCAGCCCCATTCGTAAAGCCACCGAACTACAGCTGGCCCTGGACACGACAAAGGCCTTAAGACGAGCCAATTCACCCTCGGCATAATGAGGGAATTGTTCGTAGAGAGTGGCCGCAATTGCCAAGCCAAGCACGCTGTCTCCCAAGAATTCGAGACGCTCGTATGACTCGGTACGGGAATCGGTCCACGAAGAGTGAGTTAGCGCCATCTCGCGCAACTCGGAGGGAAGTTGGGAAATCAGGAGATACAGATAATCTGCCGAGCCCGTAGATTCCCGACCACTGGCGACTGGAACGTCGCCGCAAGCCTTGTTGGCTGACTGCCGCGCTCTGCGACGCCACCACCCTTCAAAGTGGGCGGGAACCGCCCGCACCCAAGC
Protein-coding sequences here:
- the ffh gene encoding signal recognition particle protein → MFESLSDKLQSALDGLKGQGKLTEKDIEKAAREIRLALLEADVNFKVVKQFVDRVKERALGAEVLQSLTPAQQFIKIVNEELTSLMGSASTKLSFSPHPPTIVMMVGLQGSGKTTACGKLANFLLSQGKSPALVAGDVYRPAAIDQLKTIGQQLGVPVYDEGDKADPVEIAKRGVEWARDKGRDVVIIDTAGRLHIDERLMEELVRIRQTVKPHNILLVLDAMTGQDAVNVALQFQERVNFDGVVLTKMDGDARGGAALSVKAVTGKPIKFASYGEKLDNFEYFHPDRVASRILGMGDVLTLIEKAQRTIDEKKARELEQRLRKSTFTLEDFLEQIEQVRKMGPISSLLAMIPGIPSSKLKGLQVDDKAFDKIKAIILSMTPEERHHPDIIDGSRRRRIARGSGTDIHQVNHLLNQFKQVQKMMKQLGSGRMPKNPFQMFSKSV
- the ftsY gene encoding signal recognition particle-docking protein FtsY, producing the protein MAYDWSEVFIGISAGAKLGQSENAGEVKKGWLAQLRDGLAKSRRALQQQFAAIMFDRFDEELWERIEEALIYADVGVETAVSIVEALEAEVNLGTVKDASGMLAKLREIAANHFCQKDRRIDVSHQPSVILVVGVNGTGKTTTIGKLAYRLKQLGKQPLLVAGDTFRAAAIEQLEKWGERVGCEVVRHERGGDPGAVVYDGISAALARGVDVVIIDTAGRLHTQVNLMKELEKVRRVIEKRLPGAPHESLLCIDATTGQNGLVQARMFKEAVDVTGVVITKMDGTAKGGIALAVSHELDLPIKLIGTGEKLESLQPFDPVDFAAMMFDDSLLRH
- the smc gene encoding chromosome segregation protein SMC, which gives rise to MARLRSLRLRGFKTFARPTELVFEPGVTVIIGPNGSGKSNIADAVLWVLGEQSPLNLRGRNMQDVIFSGGAGQGPSAVAEVSLLFEDVDDLLPSGEAELEITRRLTRDGVSEYRINGTPCRLLDIQDLIGALGLGREMHSVVSQGKVESFLSYTPQARRAMVEEAAGVGRLKKRRERVLAKMERTKRNLERVTDIEKEVKAALRPLRQQVAAAERFAEVQEDWALAKSRQVLRALLDVEGEVSQVEQELSEIEARREVVEASLAEIRTRRAAAEQELMDAMREREELSTQWHRARSLAEYFDSRLSALRQRLARVESERERAARRLELAEKESYAAAERLRALEGDAQEQTRLQRVLGWLEVLSREHAEEASTYSELVAQEEEIKDLVFEAEAARSRALQDREFVRRQLQEKERQGGEIEGQLKAALAREEALLNNLANIKKELETSYAALAEIRQELGIARREHEAARRKAQESARAESALEETLIGLGRRIAVLEDLVNQREDILPGAREILKRGQGVLLTDLLSVTPGYERAVVAALGPLAQAVVLGGTNPLTLALQIEETLEVVKLLPGEEGGPADELGDLPFGAKSLEDVVFAPPGLMATLRRLLPPIAIVDADGEWDQKFIDEPLASWRIVLRSGEVIDPGIRLSRRQDLGAETVLRARNELEAALKAREELEQQRREAQEAARQAAEAAEQARKRWQNCEERLRRAERDLSALRGKVELTQKRVEEARAEVQELTQRQQRESELRKALASQLETAERAVEDAVAHNEQLRQQLRDTQARLEAIRGRVTRLEAKKAQAALLEVRLKERLRALDAERGRATTRLRETEQEAARARRRMLRLKQLSPVLESLLILVERLTLVARQHDEALETQLALSKARSENAALAVQDRGGAESDFQREFEELAKRVADLRVRKAHLEERCDLLTEELSELKRKHLAPRSVKPEDVLNVDPGSLAAAVESAQRRLDRIGPINPLAEQECAALEERAKLIGEQRADLEASLARLGQVVQELEEHIESTFSEVFTAVRDHFSSVIAAVFPGAKGKLSLVSSKPLRARRGISQAEDEAAVGKEDGEVSQGIDIEVRFPNKTPRTLSLLSGGEKAMTAVAFLFSLFLAKPCPFYILDEVEASLDDMNIRRFLSLVNRYKNKTQFIIITHQRQTMEIADTLYGVTLEKDGTSRVLSRRLSTVGTKGA
- the rnc gene encoding ribonuclease III produces the protein MGLPAWVRAVPAHFEGWWRRRARQSANKACGDVPVASGRESTGSADYLYLLISQLPSELREMALTHSSWTDSRTESYERLEFLGDSVLGLAIAATLYEQFPHYAEGELARLKAFVVSRASCSSVALRMGLGALLERRAAQMGVSTRALADSRTILGNVLEALIGAVFLTYGFETTRRAVAQAFAGQIEYAKAFRTDYKTTLQEYLAARGRRPVYRCVAEEGPPHARVFTSEVEVDGQVMGRGTATTIKMSEQIAAREALSLLGVLKNEG